The Triticum urartu cultivar G1812 chromosome 5, Tu2.1, whole genome shotgun sequence genome contains the following window.
CTGAGATAAATAGATAAAATTATGGAATTGGCAAACTGCGTGAACTTTTTGCATAAGTCAGTTAAAAAATAAGAAATAAAAATCATACATAATGAGAAGCTAACCTTGCTTTTGTACCACCAAACCTCTctcatgaaatattttgagcaAAAATGAATATCCAGATGTAAGAACATTGACCTCGTCTTCACTGGCTGTAACAAACATTCCTCGATCCTCCAGACTGATATAACACCGAATTTAGCCAATGAAGTGGGAACTGAACATAAGCAAGAAATAGTTCATCAATGATGTCACATACCTTTCACCAATTCTTAAAAGAAATGCAGACTTTGTCTTCTCCATGGCTACAGGATCCAAGGGCCAGTTACCAGATCCCTCTAGCTGTTATTAAAATGGGGGTAAAAGGAAAGAGATTTGTGAAAAGAAACTCTAAAATGAAGAATCGCTAACAGACAGATATGGAACATGACATGGAAGGTATCGAGCAGTCAAGCTCCATAAATAATTGCCCATTGTGATATTTAACACAACTAATGAGCAGCATACCTGAATCATGACTTCCAAAGACCGAACACAAGTTGCTGCAAAATTGGGCAGCCTCTGAGAACTCTTTTCATATGCCAACGGATGAGGTTCAGGGGGGAACACAGAAGTGTGCCTAAAGGCTGGCATAAGCAAAagttaaatagtaagaaaaatgaacAGGGTAtgtaaatactccctccgtcccaaaattcttgtcttagatttgtctacatacggatgtatctattcacgttttagtgttagatacTTCCGTATCTAAATAaacctaagacaagaattttgggacggagggagtaataaaaTTATTCTGTCAGACCTGAGTCTAGAGGTTGCACAGTAGATATTTTAAGAGGAACATCATCCAATAGACGCAACTGCTTAGCTAAAGTATCAAAGGCTTCAAGCAAAGCTCCAGAAGATGACACTGGATCTGCATAATTCCAATTAAACATGATTTAAATCCGAAACTCGACATGTGAATCACAACATATAAAGCTTAGCTTTACCTTGGCCACCAACCAAGAGACAAAAGTCAAGCTGATCAACAACATGAGTGAGATCTTCCTGCTGCAACAGCAAATGCTTGGTAAGCACATAATCAGCAATTCTTTTGATGATCGTATGCCTCTCCCAAGTCTCCGTTTCCCACACTACAGTTTAGTAAGTAGAATCCATTAGTATCAAGTATTTATTCAACTAGTGTATGCTCTTCACTGGCAATGGCAACAAAAATGCAATACCTGTGCTTTCAGCAATAGCCCCATCTTTAAATCTCCTAAGTTCAGCTTTCTCTCCCCAGAATTTCCTAAATTTAATAGCCTTGGGATTAATGAGCACAATACACGTGTGTTAGACTACAGTAATTGCAGTTGATCATTATTCTGTAATCTATAAAATGGAAATCACCTCATCATGATTTTCAGGATTTGGACCAATATCGACAAGACGATAACTCTTCTCCAACAAGCTAAGCATTACACCGACAATCAGTGGGCTGCTACCAAACTCTGAGAAGCCCTATAAAGCTGTGTTTGTCAGTAGATTGAAACGCAAACATAAGTGTTCAGTTATGGTACACAAATGTCACATACATCCATTATATTCCATTCAGAAGGTGTGCTTCTCCACAGAACACGGATCATCTTTGTTCTATCTGTAAGTCCTTGTTGCAGCAAGGACTGAACATCTTTTTCAAGTACTCGCCATGATTCATCATCCAAGCAGAAGCTTAATGCAGTAACTTTAGAGTTCCCCTTCAAGTTAATCCTGACAGTGAAAACAAGAAGGATCACATGAGAACTTGATAAGCTAGCTTTAAGTCTTAAATTAGGACTGGATAGCAAATTGAAATTTCAAAATTTGCAAACATTCTTAGAATTATGGTAGTAAGGGGAAATTAGCTGATTATGACAATAGCAGCAAAGATGTGCGGTAATGCTAGCTCTAAATATGGTTCCTTTTGGGAGACATGTGATCAAGTTACAGAGCAAATTCTTCAGCTTTGCCTCCTGCTCCATCAGAAAGGGCAACTCTGTCCATCTTTGGCTTGACAAATGGAATGGTTCAGCCTCTTATCTTAAGGACCTCCTACCGAGGCTTCACTCTTTTGCAATGAACAACTCCCTTTTAAGTTAAGCAGGCACTAGACATGAATGACCTTCTGGACCTGTTACAACTACCACTTTCCTCGCAAACCTTTGATGAGTTTCTTATGTTCAGTAGCATCCTCCAGAACATCCAAAATTAACAATGAGGAAGATGACTTTTGGAGCTACTCTTAGGGGAATGATCATTACTCCTCCACAAAAGCGTATTCCCAGTCATTTTCTCAGAATCAAGCTCCTGCAATTCTCAGTTGGGTTTGGTCGTAGTCTACGGCAAAGCTCGAAGGCTTTGCTTGGCTCCTCCTAAATAACAGATTAAATACAAGAGATTTTCTGCATAGAAAGAACTTCCGAGTATCTGATTCCCTTTGCTGTGTTCTCTTTCAACGGGATCTGCAGGATCATCGTTTCCTATCCTGTCCCTCCAGCAGGGAGCTGTTGGCATAGAATTGGCGTCCACCTTAATTTTATCAATAATACCTCCAGACATTCTCCTGTACCACAGCTGCCTTTGGCAAGGCTTTCTTCATGGAAATTATGATCACTGCATGTTGGTGCATCTGGAAGCAAACAATATCCCTGCCCCCCAAAGCTCATGGTTCCGATTATTTAGGAAGGAATGTCTTTTGCTTACCTTCAGCTCAGGGTCTCCCCAGCTAAGGCCGGTGTTTTACACCTATGGCTTTAGCAAAAGTGCTCTTTTGATCCTGAGCTCACATGCTCCCTGATGACCAGTTTAGTTGGTTTTCCCCTTTGcacatccccccccccccccccccccacacacacacactctgtGTTTTTCTAGATATGTTCAACAACAataaagcctttagtcccaaacaagttggggtaggctacagctgaaacccataagatctcaaAACCAACTCATGGTTCTGGCATGTGGATAGCTatcttccacgcacccctgtccatggctagttctttggtgatatTCCAGTCCTTCAGATCTCTCTTAACGGACCCCTCTCATGTCAAGTTTGGTCTACCCCGACCTCTCTTGACATTTTCAGCATGATTTAACCATCCGCTATGCCCTGGAGTTTCTAGATATGCTCAAATTAATAAAAAAAAAGTAGTGTCAGGGCCTTCCCTACAGTTTCCCAGTCAAAAATGTGCAGTGGAAAATGGCATCTAAGTTGAGGCTGCCAAATGGGAACTGGGAGCACTTGTCAAGTTCCAACATTTGTGAACTATGTAGAAATTTAAAATATATAGATGGAATAATCATCATTTCATCGATGTCTTCCAAAATCAATCACTTGCTCACTCAAACATATAGCCATGCAAATAGAAACTCCAGTGAAAGAGCATAATGCAAAATTGCAATATACATGAGAGTGACACAACATACTTGCTTAACTGAACATACCTCAAACATGAATCAAACTTAGCACCAAAATCAACTTTGGTCATAAAAAGTTCTTCAAATCCACCATCTCTGCATTTATCAAGGCAATTAAGTGTGCAAGCTGCCTCATCTTGGAGCTGAATAAGAAATGATTCGGTGTAAGATGGAGACTATAATAGACAAAGAAAATTGCAAGCTTAACAATTGGGGTGAGTAATATTCTGAACACATGGAGCAAGGAAAACTGAACTTCTATCATGGTGGTCATATCACACCATAGTTATGTAGATGCATACATATACATGAGATGTGGAATTGGTGTTCATAGGGTACTTTCATAGTCAAACCTACCTCTGAAAAGGCTGACTTCGTCATCCGAAATGCCAGATTGACATGGCCAGATACATCACATATGGCAACATCAAATGTTTTCAGCAGATGAGCAATGCCCTGAAAAATTCATGGATCAGAAGATCATAATAACTGAATATTCAATATTACCCCACAAATTATTAGCACTGCATGCAAAAATTCAATCCAGAATTATCCGTCATGCACCAAGATCTATACTACGAGCGGAGGGATTACCAGCCTACTAGTTATTATTGAATTACAGGCAGAGGTGCGCCTGACCACCAATTTCATTGTTAGTATAACCAGCTAGGCATACCTAAGCTTGGGGTGCCAATTTTTGACCATGTTCACACTAAGGCAAATAACTTATCTGGAGAAATTATGATTCTATAAGGAATATTGCTCCTGTTATTCTAGGGGAGCTGGCCTAGCCAATAATACAATTATTTGAGGATTAAGCTATATATAAGACCTCTTTGCTGATAGTACGCTTCTTCATTGGCTGAATCACCAAGCCCTTCGACCACATCTTCGAAGTTGCTACAAGCAAACAGAGATTGATATAGTAAACAATTAAACATAAATGAAATATCAACTTTCTGTTGCTTGGATGTACCAAAAAAATTGATTGCAACACGGAAAATTTGTCTTGTGGTCATTGATCTATTAATTATACTTCCTCCAGAGTCCATGGTAAGAAACACAAGGATGGCAGATATTAAGTATCCATTGAGGCAATCATGTGAATATATTGAAGTTCTTTGACGTGCCCAAACCTGCATTTCAAACTAAATATTAGATTGCCATTCAGGAGAAAACCAATAAGTAGACTTCTGCTGCACTGTCAATATAGAAGTATTTCCTCATCAGACAGTTGTTGAAGGGGTTACTAGAAACCCCAGACATGCAGACATTTGATCCATATTTTTTATAAGAAATATGAAACTGAGGAAGAACTCCTTACTTTTAGTAAAACCAATGCCTCTTGCAAGGTTTTCCAATTTGCAAAGGTGCTGCCGGTATATTCTGCATTTTCCTCCAGAAACATATCCTCCAATATGCTGTTATTATACCTAGGTGTCGGTTGGTTTATGCCATCTGTGATGCAAATCTGATCAGTTGTTTATAACAAATATTCCTATATTCAAGGCCAAAAATATGGGTTCAGGTGATTCTAAAGCAGGCAGATTACCTTTTGTATATGCACGGACATTGTTTCTTGTTGACAGATTTAGCTTTGAAAGATCAAATAAAGAGCTTGCCGTTGGGATTATCCTGACATAGAACCCAGGAAGTTCTGCAATTTCTGTTGCTGGGCGAATGGAAGTATTGAAAAATAAGAAGAGAACGCAAGGACCACACATTTAAGTGCATGAGTATTAACCTTGAATGCACACTGAAGTAAAAAAAAATGAAGCGCGGTAATTTGTTTGAACAACAACCTGGATATACATGGAGGACAGGCTTTCGTGCCTCATCTTGGAAGGTAGACCATGAAACCTTACGGATTAAAGGAGAAGACCTCAAGCTCTTCTCGATGACGCAGAGGTAAAGACACCTCTTTGCATGGTACCGGTGATTCAAGAAATCCTTTTCATGAAAGCATTCCTATAAAAGCAGCAAAAAAAAAATCATTAAACCCATACAGCATAATCACAGATAATGGTAGGTCAAAACCTCGATAGAAGCTTAAACAGTATGAATATAACTGTATTTGGAAGGGTGGCGATCACATGCCAATTTGTGCAACATCCAAAATGATACCAAGAACTGGAGTAATATTTGAAGTAGGTAACACCTGGTTCCATTAGATTGACTAAAGGGCCTCGCTCCATGTAGAGTAGACACGTTTGTACTTATAATTTTGTGAACCAACAAGAATTTTTGGACATCATAGCATAGTTGAGAATCCTCTGTGGAAGTTTTCTAAACTAATAATAAATTTACTAAAGCAAAGTGAAACACATACCTTAGGCAAGCGGACGAGAAGGTCAGCGGCGACGTCGGGTCTGGTGACCGCGCCGGCCGCGTGGCTCCCGGCGAGCCGCACCACCTCCGGCGGCCGGAAGGAAAACGCTAGCTTCTCGGCCGCGAGGCCCAGGTCTATCACGAACCCCGAGGCAGCCTCCGGCGCAGCCTGCTGCGGCGGCACGCTCTTGATGAGCTCCCCGACGGCGTCCGTGGCCTCCCCGGCGGCGCGGAGAGAGGTAGCGCTCGGCCGCGCTtgcttgagaagctcagagagcTTGAGGTCGATGGAGTACTCGGCGGAGACCATTGCGGCTTCGGTGGCCGGTTGCCGGCGGCGGGAAGGCAAAGAAAGGGCTTTTGGGGGTTTAGGGTTTAGTTGAACCTCACCATCATTTTCCTCCTAGTAGTTGTACACTGCGAAGAGCCCATGAGCTAGCCCGTGAACTAGCCTGTAAATCGGAACATACCGGCCCGTTACAAATGTTGCGCACGCACCCGCCCAATTAGGAGCAGAATTGCCCTCAAAAAAAAAATGGAACAGAATGGCCctatcctaaaaaaaattaggagcagaattttcatatatatatatatatatatatatatatatatatatatatatactagtagaccgcccgtgcgttgctacgggctaCAATACAGTGCATATAAATAAATTAAACAAATGACTAAAGTTGTCTTCAAGGTCGAAGCTCATTTCTTTCTTATATATTTGGGCATGTTTGGACATTTCTTCCTTGTATATTTGGGCATGTTTGAATATCAAACGAACGGCCGGTAGGCTCTCCAAAATTCAGCTGTATGGACAGTCGCTGCAACATAGCTAACACTTGATTTGTAATCAACCACTCTCTTCCCATAACATCTTTTCTTCCTATCATTGTAGCCCAATTATTGAGCTCCCTCCATAGTCACACATTTCCTCACACCGCCAATCCGTCAACCACGTTGGAGGACACCCGAAGACAATCGTCCTTATCATCGCCCTCTCATTGGGAGGGACAAAGAGCGAGGCATAAACATACACATACGTAAGTTAATTCATTATTTCATTAATTAATTACTTAATATGATGTCTTGTATCCTCTACATGGACAAAAAATACAACAAAAATATTATCTTCATTCTACATAATGAAATTGAAAACTTGTGAACAAAATCACAAACCATCATTTCACTTCTGATCCACCACAAAATaatatttggaatatttttcttaaatgaaaaatattcattttctctctaaaaccctaagccaaatctgtttgctccaaagcaaccctaatttttatgcctCAGAAAATTCTaagataattcacaaatattctagggaccctagggcacctccctgagcaaaaatatttcatcactttttgaaatatttttgctacaaaaaatcttttctgttctggacagaaatggtggtttctacagcaactaccattttacttgctccatttgaCCTGATCTTTCTTGTGCTTATTTACCTTAGTAACTCCAagctagcctccaaagcacaaCTTCAAACTCCCAGCCATTTGACCACAGTAACATCACAAAGTTACTGTCCAGAAACTTACAAGACTTGTAAAACTTTCTCTACTgcacctggatccaaaccaaaccgtggtaaacttcaaaaccaccgcgaacaacatgccagacatgaATTTTGGACGAAGGCTGGCCTGTGGAGAGAGTTCGCGCGGTGACCACGCATGTCCACGATGCCAGGCATGCGTGTCGACGCGCTCTGGGAGCCGCCGAGCACTCTGTtcgcgcgtgctcgcttcccccgACTGCCAAACCTAGCCAAAACtcgccaccatcatcgtctcgATACCATTAACTCCACCATGGCactcgccgacgccggagctcgccgcagcgagcacgggcaagGTCCGGCCAGCCCAACAGTGCGGGCGCACTGTGCTCGTTGTCACCCCCTTGATCCTGTGCTCGTCTCCGCTCGCCCACAGTGGCCACGTGACCtccgtcgccttctccccctctcactaacgccgctcgtcgccgggcgCCGTGGACAGGTGTCCACCGGCGAAGCCCGAAGCACCCTCGCCGCTCGCCTATATATAGAGCCCCTCCCCAACCTCCTCGAGCATCCTCCAGCACTCACACACACTCCACGGTCGAGTAGGAAgccgtagcccggccgggcaggcctcgAGCCGCCGTCCctgagctcgagctcgccggcgatgcCCTCTGGTCGCCGCGgcagctccagcccctcccaggcctgggcgacccctccagggcctccgccccTCTTCGGTGAGGCCGTCTCGCCCGCTTGGAGCCCTCGGAGCGGCCTCTGCTCGCCGTCTTCTTcaactccggcgacctcctcgTTCTGCCTCCGCTCGCGAGCTCGATTCCGACGTCGTCTGACCACCCCTAGCCacgctacgggtacgggcaggtgcgcctcgacctcctcttgccatccctccctctcgttttggccaaagggccctcgtcgccggcgagagctccggcgaagccgcgACCATTTCTGtttccctctccctcttcccccacctgactagcggggcccgctagtcagtcactcagtacgcgcgcgaagcggtacgagtggttgcgcccctgggctttacgccttcgacgtcaccccccagTCTTTTTCTTTTATTCTAATTCATTTGAATTTATAGAACACTTCAAACAGTTATAACTTTTTAACCATAAGTCATTGTGTTCCTTGAAAGGAAATCTAACAGCTCACCAaagatgagatttttctgagctgtttagaatttctggtgaatttcagaagtgttcttgatattttctttttgtgtttaaaattattttcagaaggtgaggcttgtcttgaggatcactaggaggcttgtgaacctcatctgcactaaggcaagccacggCAACATTTTTATGATGCCATtgcaatatttgtgattttcccacttgaatgaaatgattaatccatgcatttaaagaATTATTGAGTTATTTGTATTCTGTTAAATGTTGAATAGTTgttatgcttgatttacagaatAGTTGAAACTAGTTCAGTGAATAAAGCAAGTTAAGATTTATTTGAGGTGATGTTAGAAATAATTTTGTTATGCATGGTAGTTATTTTAGCTATACTTTTGCCTTCCTAAAATTGGTAAAAATTTGTTAGAAAATATTCTGTTAAATCATATTACTTGTTTTACAGAAAGTTTGAACTTAATTTAGTGATAAAGAAAGTAAGGATTGTTGATAGAAGAATCTTTTACTATGCATATGAAAAAGTTATCGGGATTGCTTTCTTGCGTAAGAAATTAATGAAACTTGTTACAAAAATATTTTTTGGTTAAGTTATGAGTCATTTGAGCTAGTAAAGTAACGTGAGTTGTTGACGGTCATGCTTGGTGTATAGATGACGTCGGTCAATTTTATGATGCATGTGTtgttttgcatttcatggcatgttATGACACCGGTCATTGTTAGTTTAAAGTTGAAACTGAaaataactcaacttgaatacaCCCTTGACTaggtcatggtgccgctgaatgGAGTTCTTTCCAGTgtaaccacatttgcctttatggggggccttgattcggtccattgacacggcctctggtcggtgcctccatctagggaaggttatgtcCTGTTTGCCCTGGCCCGGCAAGCAGGCATAATCTTGTGTGCTCGTTAATGAGATTATGGTACCGATTTCCCCAAGTGGGAGTTTCCCCAAGTGGGAGTTTCCCCGAGTGGGAGTTTGGCCACGACGGTTgtcggggtgtctttggtagacacggggccacctaggaccagcccgttggggatttgggtcggagtggccgggagagtgttgTGACAATGGAGGAGTTtcgtcggaatgccgttggtccacccgaatgggagtgcgaggccatgggttccgtggtgtgggtccagtgtgctacctctgcagagtgtataatctatcgatagccgcgtccacggttaaggacacctcgtagtaggtcccaccatgagtcaacgaATAATAAAAATTGCACACTAAGCTGTAAACTTTGCATTGTCAAGGATGGCAGAAAGGCCATCGAGGAATTTGGGACCAGatattggtcgtggttgtgatcgccgtaaggatcacgagtcattgtgttttaCCACGTCGGTGGTGTGTTTTACCACATTGGTGGTGTGTTTTACCACGTTGGTGGTGGTTGTGATCTGAGGATGATCACGGTTGGTAAGTTGTCCTGAGGGACGTTCGAGCATGATCACATCATGTTGACATATAGTGTTGCATCATTAATAATTGgctaaatatcatgatattgtttgtcattatgattatgcttgttgtgagcttgcaagtacattcaatgtactgacctggcgtgtcatgccagatttcaggaaagtctcgttggaaaggagcgttgttcgagtctagatcgtgtccacatcggtgtccctgtgagATGGAGCTTCCGCTACGACCTTATTCCGCTGCCGCGTAGTTGTTCGGGTcaaggcccctttatgttcactaaataatgtacatattgatcagccgcaccgagtgtgccgcttggcctcgaccGCTATTGTAATATGAACTCtgttccgctagcatcaataaagtggttgttttctgtaccaatatgttgtgtgttgccagaagacatggtctctgggctggcaatgcagggtaaaccggtcgctctgagccggggtgccacagaaGTACAAGCGCAAAGACAACCAGAACAACGCCAAGTGAGCAACACGAAGAGCaggagggcgaggtggactccctcggcaaggcCCTTGCTGGGGTGGCCTCCACAGCcgcggcaagagccttgccggggcaacttgcccgacaccagtagagccgccacccttgagcccaagggttccAATGCCATCGACCACTTTGGAACCGAGGCTcaggaggcacctccatggtggcatgcaaatctttgtggAAACCAGAAACACACAAGACTAGATGATGACCAGAAGACAAGACAATCGCAAGACTCCTTGCCGAGGATGCCCACGAGGCCCTAGCAAGGCTCCCTGCCGAAGACGCtcacaagaccccggcaagaccctCGCCGGGAATATACGCGGGACCGCGGTAAGACCTTGCCGCCCCATCGCCGCCCCAGCTCAGCGGCCAACCCACCAACTGAAGAAAGTACCCACGTGGCAGTACGTGGATACTAATCCAACTAGCCAAACACcagcgtggcggcatgcagatctttgtgaagaccctaccaccatgccaactcagcagccagccagccTACATGGTGCTGCATGCCTCGTTGGTTTGGACGCGTGTCCGAGTAAGgcggagcggcgacggacgggacgggcctcgttaCCGCCCTTGATAAAGCAAGTGGACACCTAAgtagtgcatttaatgcactttgtcctgTGATGACAGGTGATAAGCTTGTACACTGtatacctttccacctcctgtgtgccactgtggcagccccttttgactataaaaggaggcccgaggcatactggagagggattcagatcttagctagttcaagaactcaagaacactcaaatatacacaaaagcaggactagggtattacgcatccttgcggcccgaacctaggtaaacgatccttgtgctggCTTCTAGACCCGCTCTTTGTGCAACCCCGCGCCCACCAACCGTAGCAAAAAGGGGTCCCAgcgatcccataggtgtcgtttcccccgacatctctggcgcgctAGGTAGGCGGGCAGTTGTGAAAATCTGGTCTAGTTGGCGCAGCGGCTTCATCATGGTCGTCACCCCCAGGAAGAAGATGACCGAACAAGCGACATCATTTGCCgcgacagaaaagctaagtcattCGAAACTTTGAGTAATTCCTTTATGTACAAGGTTGTTTTCCTCGAAGATCCTGCTCTTTGTATGAAAAACCTACACGTGATGGGGCCTTCCGCTAT
Protein-coding sequences here:
- the LOC125508411 gene encoding nucleolar protein 6 isoform X2, coding for MVSAEYSIDLKLSELLKQARPSATSLRAAGEATDAVGELIKSVPPQQAAPEAASGFVIDLGLAAEKLAFSFRPPEVVRLAGSHAAGAVTRPDVAADLLVRLPKECFHEKDFLNHRYHAKRCLYLCVIEKSLRSSPLIRKVSWSTFQDEARKPVLHVYPEIAELPGFYVRIIPTASSLFDLSKLNLSTRNNVRAYTKDGINQPTPRYNNSILEDMFLEENAEYTGSTFANWKTLQEALVLLKVWARQRTSIYSHDCLNGYLISAILVFLTMDSGGSIINRSMTTRQIFRVAINFFATSKMWSKGLVIQPMKKRTISKEGIAHLLKTFDVAICDVSGHVNLAFRMTKSAFSELQDEAACTLNCLDKCRDGGFEELFMTKVDFGAKFDSCLRINLKGNSKVTALSFCLDDESWRVLEKDVQSLLQQGLTDRTKMIRVLWRSTPSEWNIMDGFSEFGSSPLIVGVMLSLLEKSYRLVDIGPNPENHDEAIKFRKFWGEKAELRRFKDGAIAESTVWETETWERHTIIKRIADYVLTKHLLLQQEDLTHVVDQLDFCLLVGGQDPVSSSGALLEAFDTLAKQLRLLDDVPLKISTVQPLDSAFRHTSVFPPEPHPLAYEKSSQRLPNFAATCVRSLEVMIQLEGSGNWPLDPVAMEKTKSAFLLRIGESLEDRGMFVTASEDEVNVLTSGYSFLLKIFHERGLVVQKQAGDSNIQSAPSEDKELFFRSQHSSMINGLHGIYQAYGPVVRLAKRWISAHLFSSFISEEAVELVVAYLFLRPFPFHAPSSRVTGFLRFLRLLSSFDWTFSPMIVDINNDFNLKDEKEINENFMLSRRSYEQNPHDIEPAMFLATSYDKSSEAWTKQSPSKSVLKRIASYAKSSAELLTNLIIHGQSGQYTWECLFRTPLSNYDAVILLHKEKLCRPHHVLFPAEIPNGKLVIQGKPSNDFHPYMPLSKSVVRSLHDTRDKLLVNFDPTAYFLRDLKCAFPMTFKLWHDSIGGDAIGLTWESSKKRGRDEDDEAMPDPTSILKEVGDVGKGLVRSVHLLKAPKLE
- the LOC125508411 gene encoding nucleolar protein 6 isoform X1, encoding MVSAEYSIDLKLSELLKQARPSATSLRAAGEATDAVGELIKSVPPQQAAPEAASGFVIDLGLAAEKLAFSFRPPEVVRLAGSHAAGAVTRPDVAADLLVRLPKECFHEKDFLNHRYHAKRCLYLCVIEKSLRSSPLIRKVSWSTFQDEARKPVLHVYPATEIAELPGFYVRIIPTASSLFDLSKLNLSTRNNVRAYTKDGINQPTPRYNNSILEDMFLEENAEYTGSTFANWKTLQEALVLLKVWARQRTSIYSHDCLNGYLISAILVFLTMDSGGSIINRSMTTRQIFRVAINFFATSKMWSKGLVIQPMKKRTISKEGIAHLLKTFDVAICDVSGHVNLAFRMTKSAFSELQDEAACTLNCLDKCRDGGFEELFMTKVDFGAKFDSCLRINLKGNSKVTALSFCLDDESWRVLEKDVQSLLQQGLTDRTKMIRVLWRSTPSEWNIMDGFSEFGSSPLIVGVMLSLLEKSYRLVDIGPNPENHDEAIKFRKFWGEKAELRRFKDGAIAESTVWETETWERHTIIKRIADYVLTKHLLLQQEDLTHVVDQLDFCLLVGGQDPVSSSGALLEAFDTLAKQLRLLDDVPLKISTVQPLDSAFRHTSVFPPEPHPLAYEKSSQRLPNFAATCVRSLEVMIQLEGSGNWPLDPVAMEKTKSAFLLRIGESLEDRGMFVTASEDEVNVLTSGYSFLLKIFHERGLVVQKQAGDSNIQSAPSEDKELFFRSQHSSMINGLHGIYQAYGPVVRLAKRWISAHLFSSFISEEAVELVVAYLFLRPFPFHAPSSRVTGFLRFLRLLSSFDWTFSPMIVDINNDFNLKDEKEINENFMLSRRSYEQNPHDIEPAMFLATSYDKSSEAWTKQSPSKSVLKRIASYAKSSAELLTNLIIHGQSGQYTWECLFRTPLSNYDAVILLHKEKLCRPHHVLFPAEIPNGKLVIQGKPSNDFHPYMPLSKSVVRSLHDTRDKLLVNFDPTAYFLRDLKCAFPMTFKLWHDSIGGDAIGLTWESSKKRGRDEDDEAMPDPTSILKEVGDVGKGLVRSVHLLKAPKLE